A single region of the Argopecten irradians isolate NY unplaced genomic scaffold, Ai_NY scaffold_0079, whole genome shotgun sequence genome encodes:
- the LOC138311652 gene encoding uncharacterized protein isoform X3, with the protein MAEMTDKKVKKNWKVMKVSLEKVAAILYESKKILVDVMVIVKICDHDDMLTRPSSMTKALQPETSVEVTDVEENLQKLEG; encoded by the exons ATGGCAGAGATGACTGACAAGAAGGTCAAAAAGAACTGGAAGGTCATGAAAGTATCACTAGAAAAAGTGGCTGCCATTCTATATGAATCAAAGAAAATATTAGTT GATGTTATGGTGATCGTGAAAATTTGTGATCATGATGACATGCTGACCAGACCTTCTTCAATGACAAAGGCACTGCAACCAGAGACATCAGTAGAGGTAACTGATGTTGAAG AAAATCTTCAGAAACTGGAAGGATAG
- the LOC138311652 gene encoding uncharacterized protein isoform X2 produces the protein MAEMTDKKVKKNWKVMKVSLEKVAAILYESKKILVDVMVIVKICDHDDMLTRPSSMTKALQPETSVEVTDVEVSLLVDAIGKVT, from the exons ATGGCAGAGATGACTGACAAGAAGGTCAAAAAGAACTGGAAGGTCATGAAAGTATCACTAGAAAAAGTGGCTGCCATTCTATATGAATCAAAGAAAATATTAGTT GATGTTATGGTGATCGTGAAAATTTGTGATCATGATGACATGCTGACCAGACCTTCTTCAATGACAAAGGCACTGCAACCAGAGACATCAGTAGAGGTAACTGATGTTGAAG tttcattACTTGTGGATGCCATCGGGAAAGTCACTTGA
- the LOC138311652 gene encoding uncharacterized protein isoform X1 — protein MAEMTDKKVKKNWKVMKVSLEKVAAILYESKKILVDVMVIVKICDHDDMLTRPSSMTKALQPETSVEKIFRNWKDSDSRCSGKLHHQFTELHLCPAHLHADLKCSWMNISSFPRLTLLFAEVENFVQEQSTRVINCRSIKRCGSRMFRRIPLKKGIAHLVFSQNYRYIYYVTLYGKYK, from the exons ATGGCAGAGATGACTGACAAGAAGGTCAAAAAGAACTGGAAGGTCATGAAAGTATCACTAGAAAAAGTGGCTGCCATTCTATATGAATCAAAGAAAATATTAGTT GATGTTATGGTGATCGTGAAAATTTGTGATCATGATGACATGCTGACCAGACCTTCTTCAATGACAAAGGCACTGCAACCAGAGACATCAGTAGAG AAAATCTTCAGAAACTGGAAGGATAGCGACAGTAGATGCTCGGGAAAATTACATCACCAGTTTACTGAGCTACATCTGTGTCCTGCCCATTTG cATGCAGATTTGAAGTGCTCCTGGATGAACATTTCAAGCTTCCCAAGACTGACACTACTCTTTGCTGAAGTTGAAAATTTTGTTCAGGAGCAGTCTACCAGGGTGATCAATTGTCGGTCAATTAAGAGATGTGGCTCAAGGATGTTTCGGAGGATTCCATTGAAGAAAGGAATAGCACATTTGGTCTTTTCTCAaaactatagatatatatattatgtaacgttatacggcaaatacaaataa